Proteins co-encoded in one Nicotiana sylvestris chromosome 7, ASM39365v2, whole genome shotgun sequence genomic window:
- the LOC104224711 gene encoding protein LIGHT-DEPENDENT SHORT HYPOCOTYLS 10-like, whose protein sequence is MSSEQRLREVGEGSSSTSIMLEPSDDHHQLPSPPQLSRYESQKRRDWTTFGQYLKNHKPPVPLSNCNYNHVLDFLRYLDQFGKTKVHLHGCVFFGESEQGGPCTCPLRQAWGSLDALIGRLRAAYEENGGLQETNPFANSAIRIYLREVRDSQAKARGIPYKKKKKRKIQINSSNNNETPARTFQLHSS, encoded by the coding sequence ATGTCAAGTGAGCAAAGATTAAGGGAAGTAGGAGAAGGATCATCATCAACTAGTATAATGCTAGAGCCATCTGACGACCATCATCAGCTACCATCACCACCACAACTGAGCCGTTATGAGTCTCAGAAACGCCGTGATTGGACTACTTTTGGACAGTACTTGAAGAACCATAAACCCCCAGTTCCTTTATCCAATTGCAACTACAACCATGTGTTAGATTTTCTCCGGTACTTGGATCAATTCGGAAAAACTAAGGTACATTTACATGGTTGTGTCTTTTTTGGAGAATCCGAGCAAGGAGGTCCATGTACTTGTCCACTTAGGCAAGCATGGGGAAGTTTAGATGCACTAATTGGAAGGCTTAGAGCTGCTTATGAGGAAAATGGTGGATTGCAAGAGACAAATCCATTTGCAAATAGTGCTATACGAATTTATCTTCGTGAGGTAAGAGATTCTCAAGCTAAAGCAAGGGGAATTCCttataagaagaaaaagaagaggaaaatccaAATTAATTCTAGTAACAACAACGAGACACCTGCAAGAACCTTTCAGTTGCATTCTTCTTGA